The Amycolatopsis nigrescens CSC17Ta-90 genomic interval GGTGAAATCCGCGGGCTGCGCTGCGGCGGAGCGCGGCTGATCGTGCTCGGGCAGTGCCTGGTGGACGAGTGGCGGCTGCGCGCCGACTTCCTGCGGGCACTGGAAACCGGCAGGCTGGAGACGCTGACCGAATGGCCGGGCAGCTATCTCACCCTGGTGTTCCGGGACCGGGAGCTCACCGCGTTCGTCGACCTGGCCGGCCAGTTTCCGTTGTACTACCGGCAAACTGCCGGCCGCACCGCGTTCGGCACCCAGGCCGCGGCCACCGCCGCGGCGGCCGGGGTGCCGCGGCGGCCGGATACGCGGGTGCTCGCCGCCAATATCGTCTGCCCGGATGTGCCCGCCCTGACCGGCGACCGGTCGGTGCTCGACGGGGTGCGCCGGCTCGGCGGCGGCCAGGCGATCAGGGTGACCGAGTCGGGGCGCTGCACCGTGTGGACCTACCAGCCGCTCCGGCCCGACCCGGCCGCTTCTTTAGCCGAAGCAGGGGAAGAACTTCGCGCGTCGCTGGACGACGCCGTCCGGGCCAGGACCGCGATGGGCACCCGGCTGACCGCGGACTTCAGCGGTGGGCTGGATTCCAGCTCGCTGGCCTTTCTCGCGGCCGGGCACCTGGCGGCTCCGCTGCCGGTGTGCACCTACCACCATCCGGGGGCCCCGGCCGCCGACCTGGAGCACGCCGAGCGGTTCGCGTCGCTGGACCGGCGGCTGCGCCGGCATCTGGTGCTCGGCACCGAACAAACGCTGAGCTATCAGGATCTCGGCCGGGTGCCCGCCGGTGACGGGCCAGACCCGGCCGCGGTGGCGGTGGCCCGGTCGCGGCTGCGGCTGGACGCAGCGGCCGGGCTCGGCGCCGGGGTGCACCTCGGCGGTGAAGGTGCGGACGCCCTGCTCGTCGCCCCGCCCGGCTATCTCGCCGATCTGCCCCGGCGTGCCGAGTTGGGCAGGCACTGCCGGGTGCTTGCCGGGCAGCGGCACGAGTCGCCGGCCGCCGTGTTCGCCAAGGCCGTCCGGCTTTCCCGGACCTCGTACACCAAGGCATTGCGTGGGCTCGCCGGCACACTGGCCGCGCCGGCCGAACGGGATCGGCGCTGGCTGGACGCGATCGCCTGGTGGCCGGAACCCGGCGTGGAGGCGACCTGGCTGACCCGGCGGACGCGGGTCGAACTGGCCGGGCTCGCCGAGAGCGCGAACCCGGATCTCACCGACGGACTCGGCGTCGGGGATTTCGCGGCACTGGGTGAACTCCGCGCTTCGGCCACCGTGCAACGACATCTGATCGAGACCGCCAGGCCATACCGGGTCTGGCCGCACGCGCCCTTTCTGGACAACGACGTCGTGCGCGCCTGCCTGCGGGTGCCGGCGCACCGGCGCGCGGAACCCGGCGGCTACAAGCCGTTGCTCGGGAGGGCACTGGCCGGGCTGGTACCGGCGCCGGTGCTGGCCCGGCGCACCAAGGGCGACTACGCGGCCGAGGAATACCGGGGCGCGCGGCGGAACGCGGCCGGGCTGCGGGCGCTGATCACCGGTTCCCGGCTGGCCGGGCTCGGCGTGCTCGAACCGGCGGCGGTGCTCGCCTCGCTCGAACGCGGGCTGGCCGGCGGCCGGGCGCCGTTTCCCGCGCTGAACCGGCTGATCGCCACCGAACTCTGGCTGCACACCTTCGAGGAGAACGATCCATGGCCGGTCTGCGCATCCCCGCCCACGTACACGTCAGCGCCGGAGCGCACGGCGGTACCGTGCTGCTGAACTGGCGCTCCGGCCAGTGGTACGCGCTGAACGCCACGGCGTTCGCGCTCTGGCGGGAGTGGCATCGCACCGGCGATTTCGAGGACGCGGTGCGCACCGTGTCCCTGGGATACCGGCCGGAGCACGCCGCGCGGCTGCGGGCCGACGCCGAGCGGCTGCTGGCGGAACTGGTGGCCCGTGGCCTGATCAGCGAAGGGGCCGCCGACGTGTCCCCGGCGATCCCTTGGGGCGTACCGGAAATCCCCGTCTCACGGGACGGGGTGCCGTCCGGGTGGCGGTTGCGGCTCGCCGCGTGCACCGGGTTTCTGCTCACCATGGTGGTGCTGCGGCTGCCGTTCCGCCGGACCGTGCGGTTCGTGTCGTGGCTCGGCCGCGTGCGGTGCCGGGAGACGGCGACCGTCGCGCAACTGAGGGCCACGCTGGCCGCGGTGGACGCGGTGGCCCGGCGTTATCCCGGCCGGGCCGCCTGCCTGGAACTGTCCGTGGCCGCGGTGGTCACGATGGCGCTGCTCCGGCGGCGGGCCGGCTGGGCGGTGGGCATCGCGGACGATCCGTACCGCTTCCACGCCTGGGTCGAAGCCGGCGGCTGCCCGGTGCTGCGTCCCGGCGAGCCGCGGGCCGGACACTTCCGCCGCGTGCTGGTGTTCTGAACCGCGGTCGTGACGAAGGACGCCTCGAACCCCCGAGGCGTCCTTCACCGGGTCAGCCGAGCAGTGCGTCGAGCAACGGCGGCTCCGCGGACTTCAGCACGAACAGGACCAAGATGACCACTACCACGGCGATCTGGGCGTGCCGGAATCTGACCGGGAGTGTGCAGTCGGCGCAGACCCTGATCTCGAAACCCACGAGTTTCTCCTTTCGGGTTTTCCTTGCGATGCTTCGAGTTTGTCCCCTTTCCTGGTGTCCCGCAACGCCGTCGAGAGCGCGGAACAGCCCGCTGAACACGCTGTTTCCGCCGATCTTCTTGAATCTTCGGACCTGCCGGAATTCGAACTGAACTCCGGGCCGGGAAAACCGGCGTTCCCGGTACGGAATTGAACCGGGAACGAGGAATCCGGGGTGGCTTTCGCGGTCACCGCGGCACCGGGCGGACGGCGGTGGCCGTCGTGCCGCCCACCGCCGGCGGCGTCGGTCGGGCTCGCGCGGCGCCAGGCCGGTCCGGTCGAAGAATTGAAGGGACCCGGGCGGCCGGGCCGGGGGTGCGGGTCAAAAGTGACGGTTCCGCGCCGGGACCGGCAGCTTCGGCCGTGCGGGAAAAAATCATGGAAATCACCGAAAACTTTCCGGCTCCGGTCCGCCCGGCACGGCGTCGGGTAGCGCCAGCAGGTCGGCCATCTCGGTCCAGCTCAGCCGTTCACCCGCGGCCCGGGCCGCCGGGTCGGGCTCGGCCGCCGCCGGTGCTGAGCCCGACCCGGCGGCGTGCGCGTCGAGTTCCGCCCTGCCCGGCCGGAAAATGCGCTCCGGGTGCATGCCGAGGCGTTCCGCGTGCCGCCGCACCGCCGCGCGCAGCATCGCCGCGCGGCGGGGCTGCCCGGCGGCGTCGAAGGCGATGGTGGCGATCTGGAGCACGACGAGCGCGCCGGTATGCGCTTCGGCGCGGCGGAACGGCCGCAGCGCGCGCCGCAGCCCGTTGATCGCCTCGGCGGCCAGCTTGGTGCGGTCCTGCCCCGTCTGGTCAGCTAAGGCCCGGTGGAGCTGTACCTCTGCGAGCATCACCTCGGAAAGCCCTTCGGCTTCCACATGTCCGCACCGGGCACCGAGTTCGGCGCCCAGCCGGAGCTGCTCCTCGCCTTCGGGAATCTGGCCGCGCAGCACCAGCGCGGTGCCCAGCGCCATGTGCCCGCACGCGATGAGCCAGTCCACCCCGGTCTCCCGCCCGGCCGCCAGCGAACGGCTCGCACTCCGCACCGCGAGGTCGATTTCACCGGTGCCGGACTCCTGAATCGCGTGGTAGCACATCAGCAGGCCGTACAGCAGCGCGCGGGTGTGGCCGCCGGGCTTGTCCAGGATCGCGGCCGCCTGGTCGAGCAGGCCGGCCGCCTTGCGCAGCGAACCGCTGGCGTAGGAAAGGCAGCCCAGTGCCAGCTGCGCGCGGGCGCGGTCCATCCCCGGCGCGTGGGGGGCGCGCTGAAGCGCCTTCTCCAGCAGGTCTTGTCCCTCGGCGATATGACCGGACCTGGTCCAGAACCAATCCAGCAGACCTGCGCCCCGCAACGCGGCTTCGGGGCGGTGCACCAGATCGTGCGCGAAAGCGGCACGAAGGTTCGGCAGCTCCCGTCGCAGCACTCGCCCGGCCCGGCCCGCGTGGTCACTGGCCAGCTCGTCCGCGCAGCGCTCCACCAGCCGGTGCACCCAGGCGAGCGCGGCCGCACGGGACGCCGCCGGATCCTCGTCGTTCGCCCTGCAGTACGCGCGCACGGTTTCCAGCAGGCGGTAGCGGGTCGGCGTCACCGCGGTGTCCGCGATCAGCAGCGACCGGCTCACCAGCGAGGACAGCACCTGGAGCGCGAACACCCTGTCGCCGGGCGCCCGGCCGTGGTTCAGCACGGCGTCCGCCGCGTCCAGCTCGAACCCGCCCTCGAACGGCCAAAGCCGCAGCAGTGCGCGGCGGTCGGCGTCGTCGAGCAGGTCCACGCTCCACGAGATGGCGGCGGTCAGCGTGGCGTGCGGGGTCACCGAACCGCGCGGCACCGGGCCCAGCAGGGTGAACCGGTCGTGCAGCCGGCCGGCGATCTCACCGAGCCCCATCGCGTGCGCGCGGCCGCCGGCCAGCTCCAGCGCCAGCGGCAAACCGTCCACCGCGGCACAGATCCGCCGCGCGTCACCGAGTTCGGCCTCCGTGGGATGCCAGCCGGGCCGGACCGCGCGGACCCGGTCCAGCAGCAGGCCGACCGCGGGACCGTCCAGCCCGGCCTCGGTCCGCACCGGCAGCGGCGGTACCGCGAGCAGATGTTCGCCGTCCACCTGGAGCTGCTGCCTGCTGGTGGTCAGGATGTGCAGCTCCTGGCAGTTCTCCAACAGCCCGGCACACAGCTCGGCGACCGGGTTCACCAGGTGCTCGCAGTTGTCCAGCACCAGCAGCCCGCAGCGTTGCGCCAGCGCCGAGGTGACCGCGTGCAGCGGATCACCGGTCACTTCGGCCAGGCCGGCCGCGTCGGCGACCGCGAGTGCCAGGTCCGCCGGCTTCTGCACGTCGGCCAGCCTGGCCAGCCAGGGTCCGTCCTGGTCCCGCCTGGTCACCAGGTGCTCCACGGCGACCCGGCTCTTGCCGACCCCGGCGGGCCCGAAGAGGGTCACCAGCCGATGCTTCGCGGTGACTTCGCCGATTTCGGCGAGCAGTCCGTCCCGGCCGAAGAGGGTGGACGGCGGTTTGCCGAAACTGCGACCTCGCTCCTTCCGCGGCGGCCTCCTTGGCGCGTGATTCCCCGCGGTGGGCGTGCGGATCCACTTGGCCAGCCGGAGCAGGGCCGGTCCCGGCTCGGTGCCGAGCTCACGGGCGAGCAGCTCGCGCACCCGGTCCAGTGCGGCCAGCGCCTCGGCCTGCCGTCCGGCCTGCTGCAGGGCGAGTACCAGCAGCTCCCACCGGCGCTCGCGGTACGGCGCGGCCAGCACCGCCTCTTCCAGGTCCGCGACCGCCCGTGCGGTGTCGCCGACACCGAGCAGGGCGGCCAGCCGCTCCTCGACCACCGCCTGTCGGAACTCCTCCAGCCTGGCGCGGAGCGCGGACACCGCAGGCGAGTCGGAACCGTCCGCGTAGGCGGGCCCGCGCCACAGGTCCAGCGCTTCGGTGAGCACGTCGACCGCTTCGCCGGCCCGTCCGTTCGCGAAAAGCCGCCGGCCTTCTTCGCCCAAACGAGTGAAAAGCCCGGCATCCGTGGATTCCGCGTCCACCCTGAACCGATAACCGGCGCCGCTGCGTTCCAGCAGTGCCGCCGTCGGCTGCCCCAAAGCGCGGCGCAACCGGGAAATGTAAACCTGAAGGGTGCCGCCCGCTCCCGGCGGCGGGTTTTCGCCCCAGATCTCGTCGGCCAGCCGGTCGCTGGTGACCACCTGGCCGTCCGCGGCGATCAGCGCGGTGAGCAGCCGCCTCGGCAGGCGGCCGCCGAAGGCGATCCGGCGGCCGTCCGTCTCGACCTCGGTGGGTCCGAGCACCCTGCAGAACAGCACCCGGTCAGCCTACGAAGATTCCGCCATTGCTGTAAGTGGTTTGTATGCGCGCTGGGCAGAATGGCGGTGGGGAGAGCAAGGCGCTCGTGTTATGGCGGGTGTTGAGCGGTACGGAGGGGAGTCTGTCATGTTCGAACATGCCCGAAGACGCCGGCGCCAGTCATGATTCTGAATCCGGAGCGGCTTGGCCGTGATCTGCCGGAGTTGCCAAAGGGAAACCTGGCACCGGATGAGATAGGTGAACTGGTTTCGGCCAGTATCGGCGGTTCGATACCGCACGACTGCCTGCGGCTGACCGGGATGAATCCCGATTTGGGCCTGACCGCTTTCGATTTCCGCCACCACTATCAAGCCGATCTTGGTTTCGCGCAGCTGGTCGGCGGATATGCCGGCGACGACCCGTGCGAGCCGGCGAATCTCGCCCGGCTGCCGACCCCGGTCGGGATCACCGTCGAGCCGGCGAAGAACGGCCGGCCCGCCACCCGCGCGCAGGAAATACTGTCCGGGCACGGGCTCGGCAGCGAATTGCGACTGCTGCTGCGCGATTCGACCGGAGTCTGGGGAATGCTGGCCCTGCTGCGGGAGGTGGGCCGCGCGCCGTTCGGCCGGGCAGATGCCGAGCGGGCGGCCGCGCTGACGAAGCCCCTGCTGGGCACCCTGCGGTCGTACGTGACCGCGGCGCCAGTGCGGGTGACCACGCCGAACCCGCCGCCGGGGGTGCTCATGGTCGGCGCCGACCACCGGGTGCGGGCGCTCACCCAGGAGGCGCGGGACTGGCTCGAGCGGTTGCGGCAGCCTCGGCCGGACCAGCTGGCCGGCACGCTCACCACGCAGGTGGCGTTGGCGGCACGACGGGCCGCGGCCGAGGGCCGCTCCACCAGTGCGCTGGTCGGCGTGCCCACCTCGTATGTCGGGCAGTGGCTGGCCGTGCACGCCCAGCCGGTGCTCGGCGACGACAGCGGGGACGTCGCGGTGATCGTGCAGGCGGCGGGCGGGGAGCTGCTGCTGTCCATGGTCGCACCCTGGTACGGCATCACCGCCCGCGAACAGGTGGTGGCGAAGTACGTCTACGAAGGGCTGGCGCCGAAGCAGATCGCGCGCCGGCTGAACCTTTCCGTCTACACCGTCAACGACTACCTGAAGGCACTGTTCCGCAAGACGGGCACCCACGGCCGTGACGAGTTCGTCGCGGTGGTCAGCGCCTGAGGAGCGACCGGGCCGCCGCGGTGGCGGCCCGGTCACACCCCCAGTCCTACTGCGGAACCTTGTCCTCCTGCTTCAAGCGTTCCGCCTGCTCGTCCACGATCCGCTGGGCGAGGTCGGTCGGTAGTGCGTCCATGATCTCCTGGGCCAGCTTGGCCCGCTGCTCGTTGTCGATCTCCAGCACGGGTGCCTGGTTCGGCCTGGCCACCAGCTGGCTGAGCAGGTCCTTGATGGTCGCGATCTCGTACACCAGGCCGGCCTTGAGCGGGTTCTCCCCGCCGCCGAGGAACATCGCGCCCCAGGTACTGATCACCGCGTTGCGTTCGTCGTCCTTCATTATTTCCTCCTGTTCGGACCAACTCGAGTCGATGGGCTTGAAGAACAAGTTCCGGTCGCAGAGCACACCGCCCACGTGCACCTGCGTGTTGTTGTCCTGCCAGACATGCGTATGGCCACGGACGTCGGCCCGGCGGCCCGCCTGCCAGAAGTAGGTCGCATGCCCGCGGGCCAGGTCCATCGCGTTGCCGAACCCGTACGCGCCGATCCGGCCGGGGCCGAGCACCGAAGCCGCACCGTCCAAATAGGACTTCCATGCGTTCGCGTTGTGCACGGTGGTGCGGTCGTTGGTGAAGAAGATCGGCCCGGTGTAGCCGAGCATGTCCGCACCGGCCTTGGCGCGCCTGGCGTTGCTCACGCCACCGTCCCAGCCCCGGTCCGCGTCGTCCACGTCGTTCTGCATGACCAGCAGCACGCCGAGCCCATGTGCTTTGTGGTCGCGGTACTCCGCGAGCGTGGTGTGCTTGTGCCGGAGCTTGTTGGGAGCGTCGATGTAGCGGATCACCCCGCCGTATCCGGCCGCCTTGATCGTCGCGCCGGACAGTGTGGTCCTGGAGTAGTCGAGCCAGTACATGTCACCTCGTTTCTCGAATCAGTCGCGGGTTCGCAACCTGAAGATCCGCAGCCGCGCCACGAAGTCGACGGCTTCGCCGGGGCTCGTCGCGCTGATCACGTTCTGGTCTGCCGCCGTGCCCAGCGCCCAGCGGAGCTCGGCGGCGGTCAGCCCGGCCAGTTCGGGCAGGCGGGCGGGCAGGCACTGGCGCAGCAGGCCGTAGAACAGCTCGGCCGGCAGGCCGGTGTCGGTGGCGTATCGGTGCGCCAGCGCGAGGCAGCCCACCTGGGTCAGGTCGCGGCCGCTCGCGCCGGCCAGCTCGCCGAGGTCGCGGTGCGCCCGGCGCTCGGCCAGGGTGGCGGTGCCCAGCAGGGGCACGATGTCCGCGAGCAGCTCTTCGTACTCGCTCCGCCGCTCGCCCGGAACGGTCAGGACGGTCAGGTCCACGGTCTGCGCCGACGGCGGCACCAGTACCTCGATCGTGTGGT includes:
- a CDS encoding albusnodin/ikarugamycin family macrolactam cyclase → MKPESWSAGLAGVFPSTAELRSWGGGHPGEIRGLRCGGARLIVLGQCLVDEWRLRADFLRALETGRLETLTEWPGSYLTLVFRDRELTAFVDLAGQFPLYYRQTAGRTAFGTQAAATAAAAGVPRRPDTRVLAANIVCPDVPALTGDRSVLDGVRRLGGGQAIRVTESGRCTVWTYQPLRPDPAASLAEAGEELRASLDDAVRARTAMGTRLTADFSGGLDSSSLAFLAAGHLAAPLPVCTYHHPGAPAADLEHAERFASLDRRLRRHLVLGTEQTLSYQDLGRVPAGDGPDPAAVAVARSRLRLDAAAGLGAGVHLGGEGADALLVAPPGYLADLPRRAELGRHCRVLAGQRHESPAAVFAKAVRLSRTSYTKALRGLAGTLAAPAERDRRWLDAIAWWPEPGVEATWLTRRTRVELAGLAESANPDLTDGLGVGDFAALGELRASATVQRHLIETARPYRVWPHAPFLDNDVVRACLRVPAHRRAEPGGYKPLLGRALAGLVPAPVLARRTKGDYAAEEYRGARRNAAGLRALITGSRLAGLGVLEPAAVLASLERGLAGGRAPFPALNRLIATELWLHTFEENDPWPVCASPPTYTSAPERTAVPCC
- a CDS encoding lasso peptide biosynthesis B2 protein, which gives rise to MAGLRIPAHVHVSAGAHGGTVLLNWRSGQWYALNATAFALWREWHRTGDFEDAVRTVSLGYRPEHAARLRADAERLLAELVARGLISEGAADVSPAIPWGVPEIPVSRDGVPSGWRLRLAACTGFLLTMVVLRLPFRRTVRFVSWLGRVRCRETATVAQLRATLAAVDAVARRYPGRAACLELSVAAVVTMALLRRRAGWAVGIADDPYRFHAWVEAGGCPVLRPGEPRAGHFRRVLVF
- a CDS encoding AfsR/SARP family transcriptional regulator, giving the protein MLFCRVLGPTEVETDGRRIAFGGRLPRRLLTALIAADGQVVTSDRLADEIWGENPPPGAGGTLQVYISRLRRALGQPTAALLERSGAGYRFRVDAESTDAGLFTRLGEEGRRLFANGRAGEAVDVLTEALDLWRGPAYADGSDSPAVSALRARLEEFRQAVVEERLAALLGVGDTARAVADLEEAVLAAPYRERRWELLVLALQQAGRQAEALAALDRVRELLARELGTEPGPALLRLAKWIRTPTAGNHAPRRPPRKERGRSFGKPPSTLFGRDGLLAEIGEVTAKHRLVTLFGPAGVGKSRVAVEHLVTRRDQDGPWLARLADVQKPADLALAVADAAGLAEVTGDPLHAVTSALAQRCGLLVLDNCEHLVNPVAELCAGLLENCQELHILTTSRQQLQVDGEHLLAVPPLPVRTEAGLDGPAVGLLLDRVRAVRPGWHPTEAELGDARRICAAVDGLPLALELAGGRAHAMGLGEIAGRLHDRFTLLGPVPRGSVTPHATLTAAISWSVDLLDDADRRALLRLWPFEGGFELDAADAVLNHGRAPGDRVFALQVLSSLVSRSLLIADTAVTPTRYRLLETVRAYCRANDEDPAASRAAALAWVHRLVERCADELASDHAGRAGRVLRRELPNLRAAFAHDLVHRPEAALRGAGLLDWFWTRSGHIAEGQDLLEKALQRAPHAPGMDRARAQLALGCLSYASGSLRKAAGLLDQAAAILDKPGGHTRALLYGLLMCYHAIQESGTGEIDLAVRSASRSLAAGRETGVDWLIACGHMALGTALVLRGQIPEGEEQLRLGAELGARCGHVEAEGLSEVMLAEVQLHRALADQTGQDRTKLAAEAINGLRRALRPFRRAEAHTGALVVLQIATIAFDAAGQPRRAAMLRAAVRRHAERLGMHPERIFRPGRAELDAHAAGSGSAPAAAEPDPAARAAGERLSWTEMADLLALPDAVPGGPEPESFR
- a CDS encoding helix-turn-helix transcriptional regulator, producing the protein MILNPERLGRDLPELPKGNLAPDEIGELVSASIGGSIPHDCLRLTGMNPDLGLTAFDFRHHYQADLGFAQLVGGYAGDDPCEPANLARLPTPVGITVEPAKNGRPATRAQEILSGHGLGSELRLLLRDSTGVWGMLALLREVGRAPFGRADAERAAALTKPLLGTLRSYVTAAPVRVTTPNPPPGVLMVGADHRVRALTQEARDWLERLRQPRPDQLAGTLTTQVALAARRAAAEGRSTSALVGVPTSYVGQWLAVHAQPVLGDDSGDVAVIVQAAGGELLLSMVAPWYGITAREQVVAKYVYEGLAPKQIARRLNLSVYTVNDYLKALFRKTGTHGRDEFVAVVSA
- a CDS encoding glycoside hydrolase domain-containing protein, coding for MYWLDYSRTTLSGATIKAAGYGGVIRYIDAPNKLRHKHTTLAEYRDHKAHGLGVLLVMQNDVDDADRGWDGGVSNARRAKAGADMLGYTGPIFFTNDRTTVHNANAWKSYLDGAASVLGPGRIGAYGFGNAMDLARGHATYFWQAGRRADVRGHTHVWQDNNTQVHVGGVLCDRNLFFKPIDSSWSEQEEIMKDDERNAVISTWGAMFLGGGENPLKAGLVYEIATIKDLLSQLVARPNQAPVLEIDNEQRAKLAQEIMDALPTDLAQRIVDEQAERLKQEDKVPQ
- a CDS encoding carboxypeptidase-like regulatory domain-containing protein, with protein sequence MERVRTPDEQGRPPGGPGRRVIRGRVMRQDGAGLAGVPVRIGLGRPQAGVPLGETRTDEQGRYELAYTAVDRAGLLVRANLDAHHTIEVLVPPSAQTVDLTVLTVPGERRSEYEELLADIVPLLGTATLAERRAHRDLGELAGASGRDLTQVGCLALAHRYATDTGLPAELFYGLLRQCLPARLPELAGLTAAELRWALGTAADQNVISATSPGEAVDFVARLRIFRLRTRD